The Sus scrofa isolate TJ Tabasco breed Duroc unplaced genomic scaffold, Sscrofa11.1 Contig1293, whole genome shotgun sequence genome segment tatcttgaatccagtatcctttagatttgggaagtttccagcaataatttcttcaaatatattttccatccccttatctttttctactccttctggaattcctattatgcgtagattggcccgttttatattatcccataggtctcttatattgctttccagttttttgattcggttttctgtctgttgaccagattgagtgatttccattattctatcttccatatcactgattcgttcttctgcattattcattctggtttttactgcccctagttcagtttgcatctctgcaaatgaatgttctagtttttcttggctcctccttatattttctagctcctttctgagggtatctgcattactgttcatatcttctcttcattccttcagtattttcactatttctcttttgaattccaggtctgtctgactgcagagatctgtttcattgttgactgttttaggtgagttctcctgttggtttgactgggagtggtttctcagcttcttcatcttgcttgttgtcttctttctcctgagggagttgtactctctgtgatcgggtagtgtttgccttgtcattgccatggaatatttcctgagggctggcgttgttggtcaatcttttttgaggcagtgtggcttgaAAAGCAACATTAATCACCATTGGCTTCCCAGGGCATCATAAGCACACTAAAGACATAATAGTATACTTGAGAGAAAATGTTAGGGAATTATGAAATATAAGGGGGACACAGTGTCTGTGGAAGAGGGGAGCAAAAATCGCTACCTCTCTCCCCAGCCACACCCTCTGCAACGTGTCTCTCTGGACTCTTTCACACATAGGTAATTTCATTTCTGTCCCTTGAACCTCGACTGGTCCTGTGACCTGCTTGGCTCATTGAACTGTGGGTGGAAGGGATGTTGTGTCTAGGACGTTAGAGCCCATGTGTGCTTCCACTGTCTCTCCTGGAGCCCCAGGATCCTACCATGTGACCAAGTGTTAACTGGAGGATAAAACTATCTGGAAGAGAGTTCAGTTATATTAGTAAGGAGACATTCAGCATCTACAGTTGTGAATGAGGCCTTACTGGACAGCAAGACCCAATCATCCACAGTCACAATCCTATGAACAAACCCGGCTAAGATCAGATGATGTCTCCTCAAATAGGCAGAAACACCTGTGGGCCCAGAAACTCAAGTTTTAAACCACTGGTTTTGTGATGACTAGTTATTTCAAAAGAACTAACTGTAGCATTTGACAGGTACATATATGAGGGGTTCCAAACACAGGACTAAGCAGGTTAGAGGGGGATGCAGGGAAGAAAACTTTATATAAGAGCTGACACCCTGTGCACAGGTCTAGAAATGACAGTCAAAAACACTCCAGTCTGGACCACTGAGGTTTATAGTGAAAAATGTGAAAGACTGTAAGGAATAAAATAACCAAATGTAGAATATCTTTCTTTGAGAAATATTAGTGATGGTCACACTTTATGTTTTTTCAGTGTTGAAGATAATCTTCAAGGAAACAATTATGACTTCATATTGGATTCCTTGTCTATAACCCCAGGCTTCCAAGtatatttctagtttaattttcttgatgTTTAGGACTTTAATTTGCTGGTTCCTATTGGCTTAACTTAGTTATATTTAGGACTTGCATTGTATTATGTATCTCAGCACTATTCTTGTTTTGTCATCATAAAGATGGTTTTATTGTCTCAGCAGGTTTTATCAGATCACTGCCACCTGGGTGATGAATTAATGTAGAGACTGTGTTCCTTCACTTTAGAGAAAATCCAGAAACTCTAAATCTTTTGGCTTCAAAATTTCTTTTACAAGATAGACATGGATCTCCAGGTGTCTACACCCATAGTGTTAAAATCCATTTTGTTTTGCTCAGActcattaatatttgaaaaattattttattcctgcTTAAGAAGAGTAACTATAATTGTACATAAACTTTTTGGATTTTTGGTTTTAAAGAAGGCAATGGATACTCTGGTTCCACCATTTTCCTGTTAATTcaagagtttgattttttttttttgaacataagATTGAATAGAGTCAGGTAAGAATTTAGGTAAAGCCCTTTTTTGGAAGTTTAACTTCATGCTCTCTTGATATGAAATGTTGTCTTGGAGAAAGtttattttcaacaaaagttGAAATGACTCAATTTGCTTATTTTAACATGGATTGAAATGATGATTTTGGAGACAAGATTCAGGAGTAACAGTGTTATAATCATTTAATATGAACAGACAGTAGACCAGGGCACAATAGTTAAGAATTGAAGATTATGGacacagttcctgctgtggcgcagcaggttaaggatctggcattgctgcagctgtggcacaggttgcagctgcagcttggatacaATGCCTGGCCTGGTAACGTCCATAGGCTTCgagtgtggctaaaaaagaaaaaacaaagagttgaAGATTATGACTTTAAGGTGAACTACTCTTTttgtacttatatttttatttgatgctGACTTTCAACATTCCTTTACGTCTTTGAGATCAATGAAATTCTTTTGATTAAGTCTGTGAAAGCTCGTTTCACTTGCTTGTTCCTCAGGGTATAAATAAATGGGTTTAGCATGGGGGCAACTGAAGTAGTGAGCACGGACACACACTTATTAATTGCGACATCATCCTTTGCTGAAGGTTTGACATAGATGAAGATACAACTGCCATAGGTGATAGAAACCACTATCAGGTGAGAAGAGCAGGTAGAGAAGGCCTTCATCTTTTGCTGGGCAGAAGGGAACTTTATGATGGTCTTGATGATGTAGGTATAGGACATGACTACACACAGAAGTGTCATGATGTCAGTCAGCACAGCAAGGGCCACAGCCATCTGTTCTATGAACCGTGTGTCTGAACAAGATATCTTCAGCAGAGGAGAAGCATCACAGCCAAAATGATCAATGATATtagagtcacagaattccagGTTTAAGCCCAGGCACAGTGGTGGAAATATGACCAACCAACCTGCTATCCAGCAGCAGCTGACAAGCCATCCACAGACTCTGCTGTTCATGATGGTCGCATAATGtaagggtttgcagatggccacgtagcggtcataggacatggcggcCAGGAGAAAAAATTCTGTGGCTCCAAAAAGGATGACAAAAAATAATTGAGCCACACAGGCATTATAGGAGATAGTTTTGTCCCCAGTTGATAAGCTGTATAGGAACCTGGGGATGCAGACCGTAGTGAAGAAGATTTCTAAAAAGGAGAAGTgtttgaggaagaagtacatggcaGTTTTAAGGTGAGAATCTATCAAAGTGAGTATAATGATGGTCATGTTCCCAGTTATACTCAGCGTGTAGGagacaaacagaaatagaaaaatgagaagcTGCATTTGAGGATCATCTGTCAGTCCCAGAAGTATGAATGTAGATAATGATGTACGGTTTCTCATGGCTGACTTGTAGTTCTTCCAACTCCTCACCAACTCAAGTGACCTTTAACTGAGAAAACTTGTATGAAATTATGAGGCCATGACTATTGTGTAAAGAAAAAATCCAATCTATGCAGTGAatagtcattttcttctttgacttcctTATGTCCCATCAAAACTCAGGGATTCTCAGCTCTTTGATGTGCATAAGAGTTCTCCTCAAGATCATGTTTTTCTGACATAAGTTTGTACTACAGTCCAATATTTATACTTTCTTGTGTGTTCTCACATCTCTATTTTTCAATTAATCTCAATTCTGCCTCTCATTCTTTGAAATGTATTTAGCTATAGAATTAGAAAGGATTATCTCTGTGTTATGATTTTGTGTATTATAATGTCCTTTTGCTCCTAATAATTCTTCATTACTCATCAGGTTGAATGGACTCATAAGTTACTTGGAAGTGTTGGTTCCTGCTAAATGCAAATAAATGGCAGAGTTTGACATTGTATACAGGCTATGTGTGCAGTATTGGAATGTTTGCTTTTACTGCAATAACCAAagaagttatttcattttattttacttttggtatCATAACTGTGTCATCCAAATAACACCCAATGTTTTCCGGTTTTGCTATTTGTCTATAAGTTTCTATATGAATACCcaattttccttccatttttcacTCTAACAGAACATCGCGTTTGATAAGTATTACATTAACGAGTTACTACAGTATTGGTTCAAGAAATGATTACAAatggtaacaaaagaaaaaaaacaaaacaaaaccctcaagaATTTAACCTCACTTGTATATACTTTGGAGGTCATGAAGGCCAGAGGAAGACAGGATGAGACACAAGTTGGAGGAGGAGACCAAGGAGTCACGATGATTTCTTGCCAAGTAGTAACTTGAGCTGGATCCTGCAACAGGAAAGTGACATGAGTGGAAAAACTGGGAAAAACCCACGCAATGTCTGtacttaattaattttaatattatttaaattatttttcaattaatcgTCCCCTCCTCTgagacccccaccccaacccctaaGCCTGAGTCGCAAGCCTGGCCCTCCTTGCTTCTGTGGGGACTCACAGACCTCAGGGAGGTTGGCCCTTGCGCTGCGCAAGCTCAGCCCCTCGGCTCCAGATCAGGAGTCGGGAAATCTGTGTGTGGACCTGCAGCCGCCGATCCGACAGGGGGCGCCCAGAGAGCGCGCGACCCTCATTGCAGCGGAGGAGGAGGCACCGGCGGCGGCACCAGCTTTGGAGGCGGTGGTcagcccgccgcccgccgcccgccgcctgTCTCGGCCTGGCTGCGACCCCGAGCTGTCCttatatgtgtattttagttTCTATAGTGTGTATAGTGTTCCTTCCTTAGGGTTAATGCACTGGGCAGGGTGCTGCCGTTAAGGAGAGCGGGCTGAAGGATGTCTAAGAACTAGCTGCACTATTTTTTCAACTCTTCTGTAAgtacaaaattattttgtaattaaaaatttaccaactggtactaaaacagaaagaaaaccagaaaagcagACTGCAATTGCTGAGCACTTTCTATGTGCCGGGCGGTTTGTTGGGGCAAGTTTTCACATGTGTTTGTTATTTGTCTGGTATTTTGTCTCTAATCCGATCGTCCGTGCTTCACCTGTGTTTTTGCGGCGATGTCGATTTTACTCGAAGTAGGTAATATATTATTTGACATTAACGTTTACAGTTGAAATTGTGGATTGATACTAATTAGAAATACCGGAATTGCATGGATTCTTCCTGCACCTAAAAGCCAAATTGTGGCATCGACTACCTGAGGTGCTTGAGGCTTTTGACCCACTGACAGTACACGCGTGTGGTGAAGGTGTCTATATTTAGAaaggaatgttccctgtgcaaCAGCTCTTTAGAGTGTGTCCAGCAAAGAGGGATAGTCACTTTCCACAAAGCAgagcaaaatatttataatttgggTGGAGTCTCTTTCTTGTTTCTCTGTTCATTAGGAGCTTCCCACCCCGCCTTTACCTTCACTGGAAGTTACTAGGCGGATACTAAGTTTGGGCTTAATGTCTCTTCCTGAGAAAAAGTTTCTTGAAACTTCATTGTCTGAGTTACATGCCTCTTGTTTTTGCCTCTTTCACGCATAGTGCCTATGTCTCTATCACTGGACCTGTGAGTGTCATTTTGTTGACATTGGGCTCTTCAGAGTCTTGTTCCCTGAGATTCCACAGTAGCTGACCCTATTCAGCATTTactaagagctcaataaatatgtttattttaaagtgaataaattttatatgtattctttggactAGGAACAAGCAGTCTGTATCTCGTTTAGAGGAATTTCCATTCTCTTTGACATAAGAGAGAATGTTGCAttctataatataaatatgtaatctgGGATGGGGGTCCCCAATTTTTATCTACAAAAGctcagttaattcttttttttagctttattgaggtgtaatcgATATAAGAATTGCacatatttatggagttcccgtcctggctcagtggaaatgaatctgaccagcatccatgaggactcatgttcgATCCttgccttcactcagtgggttaaggatctgacgttgctgtggctgtggtgtagggcaagagctacagctctgatttgacctgtagtctgggaacctccatatgccaggagtgcagccctaaaatagcaccccccaaaaaaagaatggcatgTATTTACTATATATGCCtattctccttcatttttttttttcaaagagcgctttaaaacataaaaatcattctttgCTCCCTGGCAGTACCAAAAAAGGCGACATGCCTATATAGtcctaaagtgaaaaaaattgtcatttgaattttttttgcttGGATCAAAAAGGGTAATATATTTGGACTTCTCTCTGACTATTTACATAACAGCTAACTCAAGTATTTCCTGTCCTTCAGGCATTGTCTGGATACCTTGTCATTTTCCGACATTGTTGAATCAAAAGGCTTTTGCCTTAGAGGCTTCAGTTAAATGGTTACATGGAGTTTCACCTGGttgctttaaaaatttccttcctAATCATTAGGAAGGCAGATATCAGCTTCCATTTTTGTGCCTAGTCTCACAGTTTAGCCTAAAGAATTTATAGAAAAGCAGAATAAGGGAAGAACAGGGAATAGTATGCTTAAAAGTTAGCCTCCCCACCTCAACACTAGGTTCAAGGTCATAAAGGGATAACCCAGCATTTCCAGTGGGGTCTGCAGCCCTGATACGACCCTTCAGTTCTAGTCACCACAGCTCCAGATATCTGACTCACTCTCAAGCACCTGGAGCAGCTTGCATGTACTCAGGAGAGCATTTTTtcttcccaagatgccactgttTTTTCCAGTCATTCATATTCCACATTCTTAAGAACATTGTCATGAAATTAATTGACCTTGATATTGCTatagagatgaaaaaattgagtttccattaaaatatgaaagactGTTAGAGGATAAGGTCACCAACTGATTAAACATGAGCAAATAAGTCCCTCAATGGAGATGCAATTGAtgtattttaaacagtttttttttttttaaatgagggtgAGGTTATGGTAGAGAACAGGTAAGAGTTCCCCCTAACATTCCACTGCATTTGATACATAAAACAGCTTCTCAATGCCTGTCCTATACTTGCTACTCATATTATAAAGACATACTTCCTAAGCAATTGTTGAAacctttcataaaatataaaaatcatcaaTTATTTTGCTGTAGACACTCTCCTCAGAGGAGAGCATCATTCTAGAGttcagaaagggaagagaaaatgatgaaaaaaaaatacctctctGATAGTCATAACATCCTAGGTTTCAGGACAGAATGTCTTATGGTggagagaggtgtgtgtgtgggggtgggggtgggctgctCATTTTGGAAGCGGACTCATACTCACAGAGGGCTCTGCAGTTGGAGAGTTTTCACCAAGTCCTCCACCACCCACACAAGATGAAGAGTTTTCCAACACAAAGCCTGCCtccccctggcccaggcactctTTTCTTTACTGTGTAACTACGAAGGTAACAGTAGGTAAAATGGCCAGGTAGGCATCTCTCACTGTTGTTGGGAAAATTGCTGTTCTGATACTTCTGGCAGAGGGACTTATTTCTAAACCAACAGAATTTCCCTTTTGAAAACAAATTGATCCGATTTTCAGttaagtgaaacaaacaaacatgtccTTGGTGGTCCTGACTTAAAATAACTCATGAATCTCTTGTGTAATAGACTTTGGGGATAGAAAGACAAAGGGAGAACTGGGGAAAATGTCTTCAGAGACCCACCTGTAAATACCAGCATCAGAATCAGGCCAGGTGTGCAATAGTAACTATCAGGTTTCAAGGCCAAAAGCAAACTTCTCTTCTTGTATTTCAGTATTATGTTAGGCATTTGTAAGATAATGatgatttttcagatttattaatcctataaaatttataattagtGCTTAGTGTAAATATATAACTAttcaaaaataaagaggaaaacattttatcaaaagaaaaggcaaagagataaCATTGttgatatttttcagaaataccTCCCAgatttttataatactttttttatATATCATGGGCCTTTGTATTGCTAAATTTATATATCATCTTATTCCATTACATTAGAATGTTAATATGTATTTTTGCATtatgtttgcatatattttatatatattcatgcttgtatattttttatttgttttaaacgCATATTTAGAGGATTTCTGTACACTTTGATTTTGGTATGTCTATactaaaaagaatgttttctttttcttttttggggggttaataggatttttttgggtaagattttaattttttctattatagttgatttacaaagttccatcaatttctgctctacagcaaagtgacccagatatatatttgggttgtttccatgtcttgcctattgtgaatagtgctgcagtgaacacgtgggtgcatgtatctttttcaaggaaagttttgttgggatatatgcccaggagtgggattgctgggtcatatggtggttccatatttcttttcttttctttttttttttttttttttttgtcttttgttgttgttgttgttgctatttcttgggccgctcccgcggcatatggaggttcccaggctaggggttgaatcggagctgtagccaccggcctacgccagagccacagcaacgcgggatctgagccgcgtctgcaacctacaccacagctcatggcaacgccggatcattaacccactgagcaagggcagggaccgaacccgcaacctcatggttcctagtcggattcgttaaccactgcgccacgacgggaactccccatatttattttctgaagcacatccatactattttccatagcggttgcaccaagttacattctcaccaagagtgaaggagggtagccttttctccacaccctctccagcatttattatttgttgacttgttaaagatggccattctgactggtgtgaggtgatacctccttatgattttgatttatatttctctaataattagtgattttgagcattttttcatgtgcccgttgtccatctgtatatcttctttggagaaatatctgttcaggtcttctgcccatcttttaattggattttttttttttttttttgctgtttagttgtgtaagttgtttgtatattttagaaattaagctcttgtctgtttcatcatttaaaactattttctcccattccgtaggttatcttttttttttttttttttttaatggtttccttgctctgccaaaacttgtcagtttgattaggtcccattggtttgtttttgcttttatttctgtttccttgggagtctgacctaagaaaacatttttctggttgatgtcagagaatgttttgcctatgttctcttctaggagtttgatggtgtcttgtcttatgtttaagtgtctaagccattttgagtttatttttgtgcatggtgtgagggtatgttctagtttcattgatttacatgcagctgtccagtgttcctagcaccatttgctgaagaggccatctttttcccattttatattcttgcctccttggtcaaagattagttgaccataggtgtctgggtttctttctggtttctctgtcctgttccattggtctgtgtatctgttttggtaccagcaccacactgtcttgattactatagctttgtaatattgtctgaagtctgggagagttatgcctccagcttggtttttgtcccataagattgctttggcaattcttggttttttatggttccgtataaatttttggattattctagttctgtgaaaaatgtcatgggcaatttaaTAGGGCTCACATTGAATCTGTGGTTAAtgtttgattaatgttttatagcctcagcatataagtctttcacatccttagtcaggtttactcctaagtatttaatttttggggtgtattttaaaaggtattgcatttttgtgttctctttctaagatttcattgtttgtatacagaaatgcaatccatttctgaatgttaatgttgtatcctcctactttgctgaattcattgatcagtttgagcagtttttgtgtggagtccttat includes the following:
- the LOC100513517 gene encoding olfactory receptor 6C2-like, giving the protein MRNRTSLSTFILLGLTDDPQMQLLIFLFLFVSYTLSITGNMTIIILTLIDSHLKTAMYFFLKHFSFLEIFFTTVCIPRFLYSLSTGDKTISYNACVAQLFFVILFGATEFFLLAAMSYDRYVAICKPLHYATIMNSRVCGWLVSCCWIAGWLVIFPPLCLGLNLEFCDSNIIDHFGCDASPLLKISCSDTRFIEQMAVALAVLTDIMTLLCVVMSYTYIIKTIIKFPSAQQKMKAFSTCSSHLIVVSITYGSCIFIYVKPSAKDDVAINKCVSVLTTSVAPMLNPFIYTLRNKQVKRAFTDLIKRISLISKT